A region from the Bacteroidales bacterium genome encodes:
- a CDS encoding potassium-transporting ATPase subunit F, with protein MKTFIVALFLTLLVATGIESESSSSYILALILAISVLAYLVYSLVKPQKF; from the coding sequence ATGAAAACCTTTATTGTCGCCCTATTTCTTACTTTGCTGGTAGCTACCGGCATTGAATCTGAATCTTCTTCCTCATACATTCTTGCCTTGATATTGGCCATCTCTGTTTTGGCTTACCTGGTGTATAGTCTTGTTAAACCACAAAAATTCTGA